Proteins from a single region of Haloplanus sp. GDY1:
- a CDS encoding beta-ketoacyl-ACP reductase: MAEGLRTRTREGENDLQGTVCLVTGSSRGIGRAIAEEFGRRGANVVVTYRSSAAAARDVADGIDATVGNALALQGDVTDRDRIETMRERVHDAFGPVDVLVNNAGITADRRFEEMTPEEWDRVLSVCLDGTFNCTNAFFADVRDATDGRLINISSVVGEQGNYGQANYAAAKSALSGFTRSLARELASHGSTANCIAPGYTRTDMVTEIRDDVRERLRDRIPVGRFANPEEVAHLAGYLASPRSSYMTGEVLNLNGGLNL, from the coding sequence ATGGCTGAGGGACTGCGGACGCGGACCCGGGAAGGCGAGAACGACCTCCAGGGGACGGTCTGTCTCGTGACCGGGTCGTCCCGGGGGATCGGGCGGGCGATCGCGGAGGAGTTCGGACGGCGCGGTGCGAACGTCGTCGTCACCTATCGGTCCTCGGCGGCCGCCGCCCGCGACGTCGCCGACGGGATCGACGCGACGGTGGGCAACGCGCTGGCCCTCCAGGGCGACGTCACCGACCGTGACCGGATCGAGACGATGCGTGAGCGCGTCCACGACGCCTTCGGCCCGGTCGACGTGCTCGTGAACAACGCCGGCATCACGGCAGACCGACGGTTCGAGGAGATGACGCCCGAGGAGTGGGACCGCGTGCTGTCGGTCTGTCTCGACGGGACGTTCAACTGCACGAACGCGTTCTTCGCGGACGTTCGGGACGCCACGGACGGTCGCCTCATCAACATCTCCAGCGTGGTCGGCGAGCAGGGAAACTACGGCCAGGCGAACTACGCGGCCGCGAAGAGTGCGCTCTCCGGCTTCACGCGATCACTCGCCCGGGAACTCGCGTCCCACGGCTCGACGGCCAACTGCATCGCGCCGGGCTACACGCGGACGGACATGGTGACCGAGATTCGTGACGACGTCCGGGAGCGACTCCGGGATCGGATCCCCGTCGGTCGCTTCGCCAACCCCGAGGAGGTCGCCCACCTGGCGGGATACCTCGCGAGCCCACGGTCGTCGTACATGACCGGGGAGGTCCTCAACCTGAACGGGGGACTGAACCTGTGA
- a CDS encoding TrmB family transcriptional regulator, translated as MTDDPETAATGDRENGGSRTRDALGVEPLPERLDSSPAKLVYLYLRAVTEARLAELRRSLGMRALALYPVLELLIDRGLVERVDDRYVVTAEEET; from the coding sequence GTGACCGACGACCCGGAGACGGCCGCGACGGGGGACAGGGAAAACGGTGGGAGCCGGACCCGCGACGCGCTGGGGGTCGAGCCGCTTCCGGAGCGACTCGACTCGTCGCCGGCGAAACTCGTCTACCTCTACCTCCGGGCCGTCACGGAGGCCCGGCTGGCGGAGCTCAGGCGCTCGCTGGGGATGCGAGCGCTGGCCCTGTATCCGGTGCTGGAACTGCTGATCGACCGCGGCCTCGTCGAACGGGTCGACGACAGGTACGTCGTCACGGCAGAGGAGGAGACGTGA
- a CDS encoding HTH domain-containing protein, producing the protein MTDEQSTPRVELRLRDPTHSSVDERQRRVYERLAKLHRAGEIADVSVEVWGKQVRARTPRNPTDDALVEPARAAFEEFEAWAKRNDSRLEPAFSTHTYGSIVGDEPTEVIRFPVVCLAVYDGDDLLSVVPRSTDGGVRTVDDCLATLRSRDGHPAETCE; encoded by the coding sequence GTGACCGACGAGCAGTCCACACCACGTGTCGAACTCCGTCTTCGTGACCCCACGCACTCGTCCGTGGACGAGCGACAGCGACGGGTGTACGAACGGCTCGCGAAGCTCCATCGGGCGGGCGAGATAGCCGACGTGTCCGTCGAAGTCTGGGGCAAGCAGGTGCGCGCGAGGACGCCGAGGAACCCGACCGACGACGCGCTCGTCGAGCCCGCCCGCGCCGCGTTCGAGGAGTTCGAAGCGTGGGCGAAACGCAACGACAGCCGCCTCGAACCGGCGTTTTCGACCCACACGTACGGATCGATCGTCGGCGACGAGCCGACGGAAGTCATCCGGTTTCCGGTCGTGTGTCTCGCGGTGTACGACGGCGACGACCTGCTGAGCGTGGTTCCCCGTTCGACGGACGGGGGAGTCCGAACCGTCGACGACTGTCTCGCGACGCTCCGGTCGAGGGACGGACACCCGGCCGAAACGTGCGAGTGA
- a CDS encoding DUF7344 domain-containing protein — MPDGRPAAAGTASEPRPVEEFAHRDGRRPGHADDERTEKRARGPAGRRESPTAMTGERSTADDGLSLDVVHDLLSNRRRRRMLYCLYRYANPMQLPDVADQVTEWEQGSSADELLDERLHTYTDLYHTHVPKCADVGVVAYDQHQDTVELDRNAAQLRPYLERAAERDFAADDAAPL, encoded by the coding sequence ATGCCGGACGGCCGTCCCGCGGCGGCGGGGACAGCCAGTGAGCCACGACCGGTGGAGGAGTTCGCCCACCGGGACGGCCGCCGGCCCGGACACGCGGACGACGAGCGGACGGAGAAGCGCGCTCGCGGCCCGGCCGGCCGGAGGGAGTCGCCGACGGCGATGACGGGGGAGCGATCCACGGCCGACGACGGACTGTCGCTCGACGTCGTCCACGACCTGCTGTCCAACCGACGCCGGCGACGGATGCTGTACTGCCTGTATCGGTACGCGAACCCGATGCAACTGCCGGACGTCGCCGACCAGGTGACCGAGTGGGAGCAGGGATCGTCGGCCGATGAGCTACTCGACGAGCGCCTGCACACGTACACCGACCTCTACCACACGCACGTCCCCAAATGTGCCGACGTCGGCGTCGTCGCGTACGACCAGCATCAGGACACGGTCGAACTGGATCGCAACGCCGCGCAACTCCGGCCCTATCTGGAGCGCGCGGCCGAGCGGGACTTCGCGGCGGACGACGCGGCGCCGCTCTGA
- a CDS encoding bacterio-opsin activator domain-containing protein, with the protein MTALSRATLPATGFELGTVFRTDVERVVELARLVPLDDRPIPYFWVEAADLDAFEAELRADERVERLSRCGSRAGTALYRVGWAVAFDDFLPLVRTHGASIERGVGANDEWAFRIRGPDRSALRALYADCRARDLPLSVESTSASAASRRSVDEWAAERIPVGSADTTGDETSGGVPGAGESAGSSAGCRSFRGIVGTLGEVVWMTDPDEGELLHVDPAYEGVWGEPRERRHDEPHPVLDAIHPDDRERVRTAFESRPTGAYDEVYRIEPSDGTRRWIHDRAVPIRNADGEVSRIVGIAEDVTDRVERERELARTSRLLDALSASFPDLVFVIDEDGYYREYLGGTETESLLYADPEELLGSRLHDVLPADVADRIRSTVRRSLDADGLRTVEYRLDVPAGPRWFEARVTPIRQPGDVRSAVVVSRDITRQKRREDVLMAVTEATRALLEATTPEDVADLAARTVGDVLEAPLVGVYLLDDAAGSLRPVARLADGESPVGDLPSVVGTGSRIWKTFVDGDTRVSSDTRARTRTSDPPVESELIVPLGDYGVFVVRSPEPGAFDDVAVEFAELLAANTTAVLGRAESQRNLQRQNERLTELSRLNDTIRSINRAIVNATTRDAIVSEVPDRLVENDAYPAAWIGEYRTDDTITVHAAADATDAAVGDESISVADGGLLDKLLETATRTRAVHVIGNLGDVSATDPWHEALLERGTRGAAVVPLTAGEAQYGVLTLYTDRGDVFDEEKVATLRELGQTIGRAIRAAEIRRALTAGTAVELEFEIADADWFLGTASEALDCRLTLDGVVPTGDGELLYYVETEGASPEALTERAGDAPQVDASRVIGGTGDGGLVECRLSGPSPIRTLVDYGATVRSATAEAGVGRLSLEITPEADVRTVRNGLRDVCPGAELVRKRELDRSVGPVREVRETLTEALTDKQSHTLRTAYFAGYFEWPRGSTAEEIADSMGIASSTFHFHLRHAMRKLFVVLFEREHGP; encoded by the coding sequence GTGACGGCCCTCTCTCGGGCGACGCTTCCGGCGACCGGATTCGAGTTGGGGACGGTCTTCCGGACCGACGTGGAGCGGGTCGTCGAGCTAGCGCGACTCGTTCCGCTCGACGACCGGCCGATCCCGTACTTCTGGGTCGAGGCGGCGGACCTGGACGCGTTCGAGGCCGAACTCCGCGCGGACGAGCGCGTCGAGCGGCTGTCACGCTGCGGTAGTCGGGCGGGGACGGCGCTCTATCGCGTCGGCTGGGCCGTCGCGTTCGACGACTTCCTCCCCCTCGTCCGGACGCACGGTGCGTCCATCGAGCGGGGGGTCGGTGCGAACGACGAGTGGGCGTTTCGGATCAGGGGGCCGGATCGCTCCGCGCTGCGGGCGCTGTACGCGGACTGCCGGGCGCGGGACCTCCCCCTCAGCGTGGAGTCGACCTCGGCGTCGGCCGCTTCCCGCCGGAGCGTCGACGAGTGGGCCGCGGAGCGGATCCCGGTCGGATCCGCCGACACTACCGGGGACGAGACGTCGGGAGGCGTCCCTGGCGCAGGGGAGTCCGCCGGTAGCTCGGCCGGCTGTCGGTCGTTCCGCGGGATCGTCGGAACCCTCGGCGAGGTCGTCTGGATGACCGATCCGGACGAGGGGGAGCTACTCCACGTCGACCCCGCGTACGAAGGCGTGTGGGGGGAGCCGCGGGAGCGACGCCACGACGAACCCCACCCCGTTCTCGACGCGATCCACCCCGACGACAGGGAGCGGGTCCGTACCGCCTTCGAATCACGGCCGACCGGCGCGTACGACGAGGTGTACCGGATCGAACCGTCGGACGGCACGCGCCGGTGGATCCACGACCGGGCGGTGCCGATCCGGAACGCGGACGGGGAGGTGTCTCGGATCGTCGGCATCGCGGAGGACGTGACCGACAGAGTGGAGCGCGAACGCGAACTCGCCCGGACGAGTCGGCTGCTCGATGCCCTCTCGGCGAGCTTCCCCGACCTCGTCTTCGTGATCGACGAGGACGGCTACTACAGGGAGTATCTGGGCGGAACCGAGACGGAGTCGCTCCTGTACGCGGACCCCGAGGAACTGCTCGGCAGTCGACTCCACGACGTGTTACCGGCCGACGTGGCCGATCGGATCCGCTCGACCGTCCGCCGGAGCCTCGACGCCGACGGACTCCGGACGGTGGAGTACCGACTCGACGTTCCGGCGGGGCCACGCTGGTTCGAGGCGCGGGTGACGCCGATCCGACAGCCGGGGGACGTACGGTCGGCGGTCGTCGTCTCCAGGGACATCACCCGGCAGAAACGGCGGGAGGACGTCCTGATGGCCGTCACCGAGGCGACGCGGGCGCTCCTCGAGGCCACCACGCCCGAGGACGTCGCCGACCTCGCGGCACGGACGGTGGGCGACGTTCTGGAGGCTCCGCTCGTGGGCGTCTACCTCCTCGACGACGCCGCCGGCTCGCTCCGTCCGGTGGCACGGCTGGCCGACGGCGAGAGTCCGGTCGGAGACCTGCCGTCGGTCGTCGGGACCGGAAGTCGGATCTGGAAGACGTTCGTCGACGGCGACACCCGGGTTTCCAGCGACACTCGTGCGCGAACGCGGACGAGCGACCCCCCGGTGGAGAGCGAACTGATCGTGCCGCTCGGGGACTACGGCGTCTTCGTCGTCCGATCCCCGGAACCGGGCGCGTTCGACGACGTGGCTGTCGAATTCGCGGAGCTGCTGGCGGCCAACACGACGGCCGTCCTGGGTCGGGCGGAGTCCCAGCGGAACCTGCAACGCCAGAACGAACGGCTGACCGAACTCTCCCGGCTCAACGACACCATCAGAAGCATCAACCGGGCCATCGTGAACGCGACGACCCGGGACGCCATCGTCTCGGAGGTACCGGACCGGCTCGTGGAGAACGACGCGTATCCGGCGGCGTGGATCGGCGAATACCGAACCGACGACACGATCACGGTCCACGCGGCGGCGGACGCGACGGACGCGGCGGTCGGAGACGAGTCCATCTCGGTGGCCGACGGCGGACTGCTCGATAAGTTACTGGAGACGGCGACCCGGACCCGTGCGGTCCACGTGATCGGGAACCTCGGCGACGTGTCGGCGACGGACCCGTGGCACGAGGCGCTCCTCGAACGTGGCACGCGCGGTGCGGCGGTGGTCCCGCTCACCGCCGGCGAGGCCCAGTACGGCGTGTTGACGCTGTACACCGACCGCGGCGACGTCTTCGACGAGGAGAAGGTCGCGACCCTCCGGGAACTCGGACAGACCATCGGACGGGCGATCAGAGCCGCGGAGATCCGGCGGGCCCTGACCGCGGGGACGGCCGTCGAACTCGAGTTCGAGATCGCGGATGCGGACTGGTTCCTCGGCACCGCGTCCGAGGCGCTCGACTGTCGGCTCACCCTCGACGGGGTCGTCCCCACCGGGGACGGGGAGTTGCTCTACTACGTCGAGACGGAGGGGGCGTCCCCGGAGGCGCTCACCGAGCGCGCGGGCGACGCGCCGCAGGTCGACGCGTCTCGGGTGATCGGCGGGACCGGGGACGGCGGGCTGGTCGAATGCCGGCTCTCGGGCCCCTCCCCGATTCGGACCCTCGTCGACTACGGCGCGACGGTCCGTTCGGCCACGGCCGAGGCGGGAGTCGGCCGTCTCTCCCTCGAGATCACGCCGGAAGCGGACGTCAGAACCGTCAGGAACGGGCTTCGCGACGTGTGTCCCGGCGCGGAACTGGTGAGAAAGCGGGAACTCGACAGGTCCGTCGGACCGGTTCGAGAGGTCCGCGAGACGCTGACGGAAGCGCTCACCGACAAGCAGTCACACACCCTCCGAACCGCCTACTTCGCCGGCTACTTCGAGTGGCCCCGGGGGAGTACGGCCGAGGAAATCGCCGACTCCATGGGCATCGCCTCCTCCACGTTCCACTTCCACCTCCGGCACGCGATGCGCAAACTGTTCGTGGTCCTCTTCGAGCGCGAACACGGCCCGTGA
- a CDS encoding DUF7139 domain-containing protein: MTSLGEVYHGDDRSGPSLRQIYAGASLFVVGIVLVVAGIVVATTDVLLGGGTTLLDVREYGGILAGLGVPAVFLGISAVLPAERSTRAAAGIGASVAVLGVALFAHAYPCRWSGANCAPGMVDLTLPTAGVYFLGALTTFWCLFVGIANFKTRNDPGGTVTMEVTRQGETKVIEVDRSQARGGVGLGGSASGPTPTVGAQVSDGGADDTDIREVTSVPSSDSEGGGATTDPAGPQSPPSPSSSADGTAETWKSTAATDASTDAADRYCGNCEHFEYVRTERGIQPYCGFHDGVMADMDACEEWDGR, translated from the coding sequence ATGACCAGTCTCGGGGAGGTCTACCACGGGGACGACCGGAGCGGTCCGAGTCTCCGGCAGATCTACGCGGGGGCGAGCCTGTTCGTCGTCGGCATCGTCCTCGTGGTGGCGGGGATCGTCGTCGCCACGACCGACGTGTTACTGGGCGGTGGAACCACCCTCCTCGACGTTCGCGAGTACGGCGGCATCCTCGCCGGCCTCGGCGTGCCGGCCGTCTTCCTCGGCATCTCGGCGGTCCTGCCCGCCGAGCGCTCGACCCGGGCCGCCGCGGGCATCGGCGCCAGCGTCGCCGTCCTCGGCGTCGCCCTGTTCGCGCACGCCTACCCCTGCCGGTGGTCCGGCGCCAACTGCGCCCCCGGCATGGTCGACCTGACGCTCCCGACCGCCGGCGTCTACTTCCTCGGCGCGCTCACGACCTTCTGGTGTCTGTTCGTCGGCATCGCCAACTTCAAGACGCGCAACGACCCCGGCGGCACCGTCACGATGGAGGTCACCCGCCAGGGCGAGACGAAGGTGATCGAGGTGGACCGCTCGCAGGCACGCGGCGGCGTCGGCCTCGGCGGCAGCGCCTCCGGCCCGACGCCCACCGTCGGCGCGCAGGTGAGCGACGGCGGCGCCGACGACACCGACATCCGCGAGGTGACGAGCGTCCCGTCGTCCGACTCGGAGGGCGGTGGCGCGACGACCGACCCGGCCGGTCCCCAGTCGCCGCCCTCGCCCTCGTCCTCGGCGGACGGGACGGCCGAGACGTGGAAGTCGACCGCGGCGACCGACGCGTCCACCGACGCCGCCGACCGCTACTGCGGCAACTGCGAGCACTTCGAGTACGTGCGCACCGAGCGCGGCATCCAGCCTTACTGTGGCTTCCACGACGGCGTCATGGCCGACATGGACGCCTGCGAGGAGTGGGACGGTCGGTGA
- a CDS encoding DUF5789 family protein — MADDADDADEGEPAVELGEGEPVEGAPLARVASRLTWPQEASNVRRKEGEATIRTPDGPRTLDSVLDEVDETYFDTRQTFLSAVRSVIGTGPVATAEE, encoded by the coding sequence ATGGCTGACGACGCGGACGACGCGGACGAGGGTGAGCCGGCAGTCGAACTCGGCGAGGGCGAACCCGTCGAGGGCGCGCCGCTCGCGCGGGTGGCCTCGCGGCTCACCTGGCCGCAGGAAGCGAGCAACGTGCGTCGAAAGGAGGGCGAGGCGACGATCCGAACGCCCGACGGGCCGCGGACGCTCGATTCGGTCCTCGACGAGGTCGACGAGACGTACTTCGACACCCGACAGACGTTCCTGTCCGCGGTCCGATCGGTGATCGGAACGGGGCCGGTCGCCACGGCCGAGGAGTGA
- a CDS encoding CPBP family intramembrane glutamic endopeptidase, whose product MTDRRLSWVQLSLLVGLCLAVLWSLWSVPSTSLSARVVRDVTLFVGVPGALALARGRDLGWRVDRRVLRNTVALAAFVTPFYVVGASLPTIRAYYPMWATDTALVRFLPHAAAQFVVAAAAETYYRGLLCVGVRELGFKSVFISPVVYAFHHVHKPPIELLLSAPTDVLFGAVDYHSESILPSVVAHGFGLALLDWLVLHPPLVPTATVVRVLSWLPVPL is encoded by the coding sequence GTGACCGACCGCCGGCTCTCCTGGGTGCAACTCTCCCTGCTCGTCGGTCTCTGTCTCGCGGTTCTCTGGTCGCTCTGGAGCGTCCCGTCAACCAGCCTCTCGGCGCGCGTCGTCCGCGACGTGACGCTGTTCGTCGGGGTCCCGGGGGCGCTGGCCCTCGCTCGCGGCCGCGACCTGGGGTGGCGCGTCGACCGGCGCGTGCTCCGGAACACCGTCGCGCTCGCCGCCTTCGTCACCCCCTTCTACGTCGTCGGGGCGTCGCTGCCGACGATCCGGGCGTACTACCCGATGTGGGCGACCGACACCGCGCTCGTCCGGTTCCTCCCCCACGCCGCCGCCCAGTTCGTCGTCGCCGCCGCCGCCGAGACGTACTACCGGGGGCTGCTCTGTGTCGGCGTGCGCGAACTCGGGTTCAAGAGCGTCTTCATCAGCCCCGTCGTCTACGCCTTCCACCACGTCCACAAACCGCCGATAGAGCTGCTGCTGTCCGCGCCGACCGACGTGCTCTTCGGTGCCGTCGACTACCACAGCGAGTCCATCCTCCCCTCGGTGGTGGCCCACGGCTTCGGCCTCGCGCTGCTGGACTGGCTGGTGCTTCACCCGCCGCTCGTCCCCACGGCGACGGTCGTGCGGGTGCTGTCGTGGCTGCCCGTGCCGCTGTGA
- a CDS encoding DUF302 domain-containing protein — MSLPIDPSVLDATDVGEQRATLEMDHEEAVEHVRETFEAAGFGVPVEFSPSELLNEKVDADRDPYYVLGACNPAMADRVLDASDGRMGALFPCNVVVWEEEPGVQTVYHVSIMRIGRLVGLAPDDEEMAEVVAGTGEMVDAAFAAL, encoded by the coding sequence ATGTCGCTCCCCATCGATCCTTCCGTACTCGACGCGACCGACGTGGGCGAACAGCGCGCGACGCTGGAGATGGACCACGAGGAGGCCGTCGAACACGTCCGCGAGACGTTCGAGGCCGCGGGCTTCGGCGTTCCCGTGGAGTTCTCGCCCTCGGAGTTGCTCAACGAGAAGGTCGACGCCGACCGCGACCCCTACTACGTGCTCGGGGCGTGTAACCCGGCGATGGCCGACCGCGTCCTCGACGCCAGCGACGGCCGGATGGGCGCGCTCTTTCCCTGTAACGTCGTCGTGTGGGAGGAGGAGCCGGGCGTCCAGACCGTCTATCACGTCAGCATCATGCGCATCGGGCGGCTGGTCGGCCTCGCGCCCGACGACGAGGAGATGGCGGAGGTCGTCGCGGGAACGGGCGAGATGGTCGACGCGGCGTTCGCCGCGCTCTAG
- the nreA gene encoding DNA repair protein NreA: MRLDEFVDIEANERAERRRLAKEKSYAILDHVQSVADRVERTVSGDSVVGSVSPSIFVGRSNYPEVSTGILSPVGNEGQADRYATSGEWYEEGVDLTEVFRRRTGLLNSRRSASVDVSDTWDGFVGVGREVAIADRPVDVEIGLDGDPTVNFDADGVSTPTGPSAPARSAHLGENPHVPRPVKKTLEDDDWRAEGAINYLYRRGFDVYDVNTILSAGALGQSENRRLVPTRWSITAVDDTVGKFLRGSLRDERSVGGVEIHRNDFLGNAYWVILAPGQWEYELVELKAPGSVWNPDPEAGMWLAADREGYEGRTGYVEETAGAYHAARLAVLEHLDERGRTAKCLVLRHVSDDYWGPAGVWQVREGVRHAFEGDHATAETLADAVRGVVDYLPTSLADLRRKSTMVAGLQTTLADF, encoded by the coding sequence ATGCGCCTCGACGAGTTCGTCGACATCGAGGCCAACGAACGCGCCGAGCGACGGCGCCTCGCGAAGGAGAAGTCCTACGCCATCCTCGACCACGTCCAGTCGGTGGCCGACCGGGTGGAGCGGACCGTCTCGGGTGACTCGGTGGTCGGCAGCGTCTCCCCCTCCATCTTCGTCGGGCGGTCGAACTACCCCGAGGTGTCGACGGGCATCCTCTCGCCGGTCGGCAACGAGGGCCAGGCGGACAGGTATGCCACCAGCGGCGAGTGGTACGAGGAGGGCGTCGATCTGACGGAGGTGTTCCGCCGGCGGACCGGGCTGTTGAACTCCAGGCGGTCGGCGTCGGTCGACGTCTCGGACACGTGGGACGGGTTCGTCGGCGTCGGTCGCGAGGTGGCCATCGCGGACCGGCCCGTCGACGTGGAGATCGGTCTCGACGGCGACCCGACCGTGAACTTCGACGCCGACGGCGTCTCGACGCCGACCGGTCCGAGCGCCCCCGCCCGGTCGGCCCACCTCGGAGAGAACCCGCACGTCCCCCGGCCCGTGAAGAAGACCCTGGAGGACGACGACTGGCGCGCCGAGGGCGCCATCAACTACCTCTACCGCCGCGGGTTCGACGTCTACGACGTGAACACCATCCTCTCGGCGGGGGCGCTGGGGCAAAGCGAGAACCGGCGTCTCGTCCCGACGCGGTGGTCGATCACCGCCGTCGACGACACCGTCGGGAAGTTCCTCCGGGGGTCGCTCCGCGACGAGCGGAGCGTCGGCGGCGTGGAGATCCACCGCAACGACTTTCTCGGCAACGCCTACTGGGTGATCCTCGCGCCCGGCCAGTGGGAGTACGAACTCGTCGAACTGAAGGCGCCGGGGAGCGTCTGGAACCCCGACCCCGAGGCCGGGATGTGGCTGGCCGCCGACCGCGAGGGGTACGAGGGCCGCACGGGCTACGTCGAGGAGACGGCGGGCGCCTACCACGCCGCCCGGCTGGCGGTCCTCGAACACCTCGACGAGCGCGGCCGGACGGCGAAGTGTCTCGTCCTCCGGCACGTCTCCGACGACTACTGGGGGCCTGCGGGCGTCTGGCAGGTCCGGGAGGGCGTCCGCCACGCCTTCGAGGGGGACCACGCCACCGCGGAGACGCTCGCCGACGCGGTGCGGGGCGTCGTCGACTACCTCCCTACCTCCCTCGCGGACCTCCGGCGGAAGTCGACGATGGTCGCGGGGCTCCAGACCACCCTCGCGGACTTCTAG
- a CDS encoding transcription initiation factor IIB, whose translation MTRPTRQREDRTRWQGEEEGEADEDVDLDDLDPEDLVRTADGELIHEETGLIIEEEQIDPGPEWRAFNHQERQEKSRVGAPTTQTMHDKGLTTTIDWKDKDAYGRSISSRKRSQMHRLRKWQERIRTKDAGERNLQFALSEIDRMASALGVPRSVREVASVIYRRALNEDLIRGRSIEGVATSALYAACRKEGIPRSLEEISEVSRVERKEIGRTYRYISQELGLEMKPVDPKKYVPRFCSELELSEEVQSKANEIIETTAEKGLLSGKSPTGYAAAAIYAASLLCNEKKTQREVADVAQVTEVTIRNRYQEQIEAMGIHS comes from the coding sequence ATGACACGGCCCACCCGCCAGCGGGAAGACCGGACGCGATGGCAGGGCGAGGAAGAGGGGGAAGCCGACGAGGACGTCGATCTCGACGATCTCGATCCCGAGGACCTCGTCAGGACGGCCGACGGTGAACTGATTCACGAAGAGACCGGGCTCATCATCGAGGAGGAGCAGATCGATCCCGGGCCGGAGTGGCGGGCGTTCAACCACCAGGAACGCCAGGAGAAATCGCGGGTGGGCGCCCCGACCACCCAGACGATGCACGACAAGGGGTTGACGACGACCATCGACTGGAAGGACAAGGACGCCTACGGCCGCTCCATCTCCTCGCGGAAGCGCTCGCAGATGCACCGCCTGCGCAAGTGGCAGGAGCGGATCCGGACGAAGGACGCGGGCGAGCGCAACCTCCAGTTCGCGCTCTCGGAGATCGACCGCATGGCCTCGGCGCTCGGCGTTCCGCGCTCGGTCCGGGAGGTCGCCTCGGTCATCTACCGGCGCGCGCTCAACGAGGACCTCATCCGCGGACGCTCCATCGAGGGCGTCGCCACCAGCGCCCTCTACGCCGCCTGCCGCAAGGAGGGCATCCCCCGATCGCTGGAGGAGATCTCGGAGGTCTCGCGGGTCGAGCGCAAGGAGATCGGTCGGACCTACCGCTACATCTCCCAGGAACTCGGCCTGGAGATGAAGCCCGTCGACCCCAAGAAGTACGTCCCGCGGTTCTGCTCGGAACTCGAACTCAGCGAGGAGGTCCAGTCGAAGGCGAACGAGATCATCGAGACGACGGCGGAGAAGGGCCTGCTGTCGGGCAAGTCGCCCACCGGCTACGCCGCGGCGGCCATCTACGCCGCCTCCCTGCTCTGCAACGAGAAGAAGACCCAGCGCGAGGTGGCCGACGTCGCCCAGGTGACCGAGGTCACCATCCGCAACCGGTATCAGGAACAGATCGAGGCGATGGGCATCCACAGTTAG
- a CDS encoding alpha/beta fold hydrolase, with amino-acid sequence MVDESPRPPALRTVSTADDRRVAYAEYGDPDGAPVLFLHGTPGSHVLGGLFDAAATRAGVRLLAPDRPGYGRSSPWPARELPDTDAFVAPVLDDAGVGTVGAVGFSGGGPHALALAATRPDRVDAVDVVAGAPPPSLDHRPPAAQRLLVALAGTTPRLLGGLLGVQAWVAERLPPRAVVSQYTADVADLPDGVAERVRRDFVTALARRRGAVTEFALLDRDWNVPLASVEPPVRLWHGDGDTNAPLAGARRLRDRLPDADLTVFDGADHLSTLLRARAPVVAGHANGDASGGA; translated from the coding sequence ATGGTCGACGAGTCCCCGCGACCACCCGCCCTCCGCACCGTCTCGACGGCCGACGACCGCCGGGTGGCCTACGCCGAGTACGGCGACCCGGACGGCGCCCCCGTGTTGTTCCTCCACGGCACGCCGGGGTCGCACGTCCTCGGCGGCCTGTTCGACGCCGCGGCGACGCGGGCGGGCGTCCGCCTCCTCGCGCCCGACCGTCCCGGCTACGGCCGCTCGTCCCCGTGGCCGGCCCGCGAACTCCCCGACACCGACGCGTTCGTCGCGCCCGTCCTCGACGACGCCGGCGTCGGGACGGTGGGGGCCGTCGGCTTCTCCGGCGGCGGCCCCCACGCCCTCGCCCTCGCCGCGACGCGCCCGGACCGGGTCGACGCCGTCGACGTGGTCGCCGGCGCGCCGCCGCCGTCGCTCGACCACCGCCCTCCGGCGGCCCAGCGCCTCCTCGTCGCCCTCGCGGGGACGACGCCGCGACTGCTCGGAGGCCTCCTCGGCGTGCAGGCGTGGGTCGCCGAACGGCTCCCTCCCCGAGCGGTCGTCTCGCAGTACACCGCGGACGTCGCCGACCTTCCCGACGGCGTCGCCGAGCGGGTCAGGCGGGATTTCGTCACCGCCCTCGCCCGCCGACGGGGCGCCGTCACCGAGTTCGCCCTCCTCGACCGGGACTGGAACGTGCCGCTCGCGTCCGTCGAGCCCCCGGTTCGCCTCTGGCACGGCGACGGCGACACGAACGCGCCGCTCGCGGGCGCGCGTCGCCTGCGTGACCGCCTGCCGGACGCCGACCTGACCGTCTTCGACGGCGCGGATCACCTGTCGACCCTCCTCCGGGCCCGGGCGCCCGTCGTCGCCGGCCACGCCAACGGCGACGCCTCCGGGGGCGCGTGA